Proteins encoded in a region of the Cheilinus undulatus linkage group 8, ASM1832078v1, whole genome shotgun sequence genome:
- the irx1a gene encoding iroquois-class homeodomain protein IRX-1a, giving the protein MSFPQLGYPQYLSASQAVYGSDRPGVLTPSSRGGSTEIGGSPSATAAAVTSVLGMYANPYAHNYSAFLPYTSADLALFSQMGSQYELKDSPGVHPASFAAHTSPAFYPYGQFQYGDPARPKNATRESTSTLKAWLNEHRKNPYPTKGEKIMLAIITKMTLTQVSTWFANARRRLKKENKVTWGSRSKEDGEDGNLFGSGDEGEKNEDEEEIDLESIDIDKIDDNDGDQSNEDDDDKSTEGSREHRGGVGAGGELDSLERRRAFALQAHEVFDKSKSTISLHPGSKENSDGNNNTTRVLSPDRPGSFPLPSNNKPKIWSLAETATSPDSSSQKPTSPCAPTATTHPSAPHHQIQTHPAFLPSHGLYTCQIGKFHNWTNGAFLGQNSLLNVRSFLGVNQHHHHHHHNHHAPGQQQQQQQQQPTSVVVSPVAAAAALSNDSKAPSETHSPKHIEHENGVRSVSPPTQTLKSSFRPIIDRSSLPSSARSPQDATQRVLTALSSA; this is encoded by the exons ATGTCTTTCCCGCAGCTAGGCTACCCGCAGTACCTAAGTGCCTCCCAGGCGGTGTACGGGAGCGACAGGCCGGGAGTGCTTACGCCTTCGTCCCGGGGAGGGAGCACCGAGATCGGGGGAAGTCCGTCTGCTACAGCAGCGGCGGTCACGTCGGTGTTGGGCATGTACGCCAACCCGTACGCACACAACTACAGCGCTTTCTTACCGTACACCAGCGCGGATCTGGCTCTTTTCTCACAAATG ggatcCCAGTATGAGCTGAAGGACAGTCCTGGTGTCCATCCTGCCAGCTTTGCGGCCCACACCTCTCCGGCCTTCTATCCTTACGGTCAGTTTCAGTATGGGGACCCTGCCAGGCCCAAAAACGCCACCCGGGAGAGCACCAGCACCCTGAAGGCCTGGCTCAACGAGCACCGGAAGAACCCTTACCCCACCAAAGGCGAGAAGATCATGCTGGCCATCATCACCAAAATGACGCTGACGCAGGTCTCCACCTGGTTCGCCAACGCCAGGAGGAGGCTCAAGAAGGAGAACAAGGTGACCTGGGGCAGCAGGAGCAAAGAGGACGGGGAGGACGGGAACTTGTTCGGCAGCGGGGACGAGGGGGAGAAAAAcgaagatgaggaggagatcGATTTGGAAAGCATTGATATCGACAAGATTGACGACAACGACGGGGATCAGAGCAACGAGGACGATGACGATAAATCCACGGAGGGGAGCAGGGAGCACAGGGGCGGTGTGGGTGCGGGGGGAGAGCTGGACAGCTTGGAGAGAAGACGGGCCTTCGCACTGCAGGCCCACGAGGTGTTTGACAAATCTAAGAGCACAATTTCACTTCACCCAGGGAGTAAGGAGAACTCAGACGGCAACAACAACACGACACGAGTTTTATCCCCGGATAGACCTGGgagctttcccctcccctccaACAATAAGCCCAAAATCTGGTCTTTAGCCGAGACTGCCACTAGCCCTGACAGCTCCTCTCAGAAACCCACGTCCCCTTGCGCGCCAACGGCCACCACGCACCCATCAGCGCCCCACCACCAGATCCAAACCCACCCAGCCTTCCTCCCCAGTCACGGACTGTACACCTGCCAGATTGGGAAGTTCCACAACTGGACAAACGGGGCTTTCCTGGGCCAGAACTCCCTTCTGAACGTGAGGTCTTTTCTGGGAGTAAACCAgcaccatcaccaccatcaccacAACCACCACGCGCCgggacagcagcagcagcagcagcaacaacaaccgACGTCAGTGGTGGTGTCGCCGgtagcagctgcagcagcactcAGCAATGACAGCAAGGCCCCATCAGAGACCCACAGCCCCAAACACATAG aaCATGAAAACGGTGTAAGGTCTGTTTCACCTCCAACACAGACCCTGAAGTCTTCCTTTCGACCCATCATCGACAG ATCCTCTCTGCCTTCCAGCGCCAGGAGTCCGCAAGACGCCACGCAACGGGTCCTCACCGCTCTCTCCTCGGCTTGA